In the genome of Candidatus Cloacimonadota bacterium, the window CAAAAATCCGGTATCGAAGTGCTTTATGATGATCGAGAAGTTCAACCGGGTGTAAAATTTAATGATGCTGATCTTCTCGGAATTCCAATCCAGATCGTGATAGGTAGCCGTGGTTTCAAAAACAAAACAGTGGAAATGAAGTTGCGTCAGGATGGCAAAAAACAAGAAGTGCCACTTGACGAAATAAATGCTAAAGTTCAATCCTTGATCAAGCAATTATTTGAGGAAATTGAAAATTTATAATTTGTTTTATCCAAAATCGGCTTATAAAAATGTTGCATAATCTTTTAAAAAACACGGATATAATTTTAGCATCTCGCTCACCGAGAAGAAAAATCCTGCTCGAACAAGTGGGATTGGATTTTCGTCAAATTCCTTCTGCGATTGAAGAGACCGAAAAGGATATTTCATCGGAAGAATTTGTGATACATTACTCGCGGGAAAAGGCAAAAAAAATTCACAGATCTTTTCCGAACTCGCTGATCATCGGCGCTGATACCGTGGTGCTAATAGATGGGAAACGTCTTGGTAAACCTGCGGATAAAATAGAAGCGAAATATTATTTGCAACAATTATCTGCAAATTCTCACACTGTTCTAACCGGAATTACTGTCCTTTATCAAGAAAAAATAATTTCTGAGATTGCCAAAACAAAAGTGTTCTTCCATGCAATTTCTGAAATGGATCTGCAAGAATATGTTGAAACAGAAGAACCGATGGATAAAGCCGGGGCGTATGGAATTCAGGGATTCGGTAGTCAGTTCATCAAAAAAATCGAAGGTTGTTATTTCAATGTGATGGGATTTCCCATTCCACTTTTTTATGAGATTTGTCGGGAGATTAAAAGAGAAGATTAGCCACGAAATTTCACAAATTTTCACGAAAACGTAAAATGGAAAATCTTGAGTTAATCAACCGGCTGGCGGATTATCGCCCAAAAGGGTGTTTCTGGATAGACATTATTTAGAGTCTGTCCGTAAAGTAGCCTTTTCGAGAAGTCACGGACCATTCAGTGACGAATTGAAAAAATTATCTATTAAGTTAAGTAGCGTTATATTTGTGAGTTGGAAAATCTTACAAGATTTTCCTTTACGGATGGACTCTATTTAAATTGATAAATCAAAATCACATATTTTAGGAGATATTTTGAAATATATGTTTAGAATAACGAAATTGATATTTATCGTATTATTAATAGGATTCTTCCTCGCATCCTGTCAAAATTCTGAAAATCAAAAAGTTGCTTCTCCTGATTCAGTTGGCATTTCTTCAAAAAAGCCAATTTTGGAAAATTTGCAGCAAAATGGAAAAGAAATTACAAATGAAGAAAAACTGCAAATTGTAAATGATTTTTTCAAATCACAAAAGGAAGGGGATCTGAAAAAAGCATTATCCTATCTTACCCGAAAAATACGCTGGAAAGTTTGGGCACCGCTGGAGTTGCCGCTTGGCAGATTATTTTATGG includes:
- a CDS encoding nucleoside triphosphate pyrophosphatase; its protein translation is MLHNLLKNTDIILASRSPRRKILLEQVGLDFRQIPSAIEETEKDISSEEFVIHYSREKAKKIHRSFPNSLIIGADTVVLIDGKRLGKPADKIEAKYYLQQLSANSHTVLTGITVLYQEKIISEIAKTKVFFHAISEMDLQEYVETEEPMDKAGAYGIQGFGSQFIKKIEGCYFNVMGFPIPLFYEICREIKRED
- a CDS encoding nuclear transport factor 2 family protein — translated: MFRITKLIFIVLLIGFFLASCQNSENQKVASPDSVGISSKKPILENLQQNGKEITNEEKLQIVNDFFKSQKEGDLKKALSYLTRKIRWKVWAPLELPLGRLFYGHNEVLQFFQIKKLLMDVEQDKRKSVLYSKNQIAILGYMIAKVKPKNVKYESDYVWIFTFKKGKIDVCEYFFDSGKFLNAYSGKIPQIPPARQGN